CGCGCATCTAGTTGGTGTTAAAGATGATCAACAAAATATTATTGCTGCGTGTCTTTTAACAGAAGCACGATGCTTAAAGTTTTTTAAATATTTTTACACTCAGCGTGGACCAATCATGGATTTTAATAACCTTACACTTGTGCAATTTTTCTATCATCATTTAACTACATATTTAAAAAAACAACGCTGTTTATATGTATTGACTGACCCGTATTGGTTAGAAAATATTAGAGATGCGAAAGGGAATATTATAAAATCTTATGATAACCAAACACTCATTCAAGTAATGCATAAACTCGGTTATGAACATCAAGGCTATCCAGTAGGCTATTCAACTTCAAGTCAAATCCGGTGGTTGTCGGTCCTAGACTTAAAAGATAAGTCAATTGATGCATTACTAAAAGAAATGGGCTATCAAACGCGACGTAACATTAAAAAGACATATGAAATGGGTGTCGAAGTTATGACGCTTCCATATGAAGAGACAGAACGTTTTTTCAAATTATTTCGTATGGCTGAAGAAAAACACGGCTTTAAGTTCCGTGATTTGGCATATTTCGAGCAGTTACAAGATATCTACGGTGAGCGCATCATGCTGAAGTTAGCTTATATTGATTTGAATAAGTTACTAACCGCGTATGAAGACCGTTTGGACGAATTAAATCAACAACTAACTGAAGCAGAAGTTGTTTTAGCAGAAAATAGTAATTCGAAAAAAACGAAAAATAAATATCAACAACTGCAACAACAGGTTGCGAGTCAACAAAAGAAAATAAAAGAGACACAAGCGCGTATCGCATCAGATGGTGAGGTGCTCGATTTAGCAGCCGCTGTCTATATTTATAATGACCATGAAGTATATTACCTTTCAAGTGGATCAAACCCTAAATATAATGCGTATATGGGGGCATACCGCTTACAATGGGAAATGATTCAATTTGCCAAAAACTATGGCATCAATCGCTATAATTTTTATGGGATTACGGGCGATTTCTCAGAGAATGCAGAAGATTACGGTGTGCAACGTTTTAAAGAAGGATTTAATGCGCACGTTGAAGAGTTTATTGGTGATTTTGTCAAACCAATCATGCCACTATGTTACCGCTTATATCAACTAATCAATCGATCTTAAACAAAGGTGTTAATTCTATAGATCTTGACTGGTTAACGATATATAGATTCAAAGACGTGTATATTGAGGTGAAATTATACGCCTTCAAAGTGCATCATTTGAGACTTTGAAGGCGTATTTATTGGAGTAAATTGAGCGACAGTTCGATGGATTAATTAATCTTTTTAACAACTTCTGATTTTAAGCCAATTTGACCAAAACCTGGAATTTTACAGTCGATATCATGTCCATCTTCAGGATCTACAAGTTTAATGTTTTTCACTTTTGTTCCTTGTTTAATTGTGCTAGACGCACCTTTCACTTTTAAGTCGCGAATGACTGCGACAGTATCCCCATCTTTAAGTTCATTGCCATTGGCATCTCGGATGATGGCAGCTTCTTCTGCTTCAGCCACAGATTCTGGTGTCCATTCATGTGCGCACATCGGACAAACATACAAAGCGCCATCTTGGTATGTGTATTCTGATCCACAGCTAGGACAATTAGGTAACGCAGTTGTCATAATGATGACCTACTTTCTTAAATTTTAGTTTCTTTATTAATCTAGCATAGAATGGTGTAAATGTGTGTATCAATTTTTAGAAAATGTTACGATAAAATTATAATATTATGAAAATGATTTTTGTATTCGACGTCATCGCAATATAAAATCTAATAAGAAAAAGGTGATGAGATGGCAACATTAAAAGTATTGAATCCATCGACAAATGAAATCGTAGACACGCTAGACTATACCCAAGAATCAGATATTAATGCGCAAATTGACAAAGCGCATCAAGCATTTTTATCTTGGAGAAAAGTGGATGCGCATGAACGTTCACGTTTATTATGGGCTTGGTCATCTTTAATTAAACAACACAAAGATGAACTGGCACGTCTGATTACATTAGAGGGTGGAAAACCACTCAAAGAAGCACAAGGTGAAGTCGACTATGCGGTGTCTTATGTCGACTGGTATGCCGAAGAAGCCAAACGCACCTATGGACGCACAATACCAGCGCATACCCCAGATAAAAAGATCATTATTGATAAATTCCCAATTGGTGTTGTTGGTGCGATTACGCCGTGGAATTTTCCTGCGGCCATGATTACACGAAAAATGGCTCCAGCGTTAGCGGCAGGGTGTACCATTGTGTGTAAACCCGCTGTCCAAACACCGCTCACGACGAAACGCCTTGTGGAACTCGCACATGATGCCGGAATTCCAAAAGATGTCATCAGTTATATTGTCGCAAGTGGTAAAGATGCTGGACGGTTGTTTAATGAACATCCGCATATTAAAAAAGTAACGTTTACAGGGTCAACACCAGTAGGGAAAAAGTTAATCGAACAAGCTGCAGCAACTGTAAAAAATGTCACGATGGAACTCGGTGGTTTAGCACCCATTATTGTGCATAAAGATGCGGACATTGAACGTGCAGTAGATCAAACCATTGCATCCAAGTTTAGAAATGCAGGACAAACGTGTATTTGTGCCAACCGCATTTATGTTCATGAAGCAATTGCAGATGAATATGAAACACAGCTCATCGAAAAAGTTCATGCGCTGAAAGTAGGCGATGGTTTCGATGATTCTGTTACGGTCGGACCGTTAATCAATCAAGATGCGGTTGAGAAAGTTTTAGATCACATTGAAGATGCAGTGACACATGGTGCCACGTTATCACGCTCTTTAGATGATATTAAAATCGGAGGCAATTTCTTAAAGCCGGTAGTTATTACGCATGCCAATCAACAGATGAAATGCATGCATGAAGAGACGTTTGGACCGATTGCCCCAGTGATGCGCTATCAACATTTAGATGACGCGATTCAAATGGCCAATGATACCGAATTTGGCTTAGCCGCTTACTTCTTTACGAATGATTATCGGACAGGTCTCTATTTATATAATGAAATTGATTACGGTGTTATCGGTTGGAATGATGGTGCGCCATCAGCAGCGAACGCACCATTCGGTGGTATGAAAGAAAGTGGCTATGGACGTGAAGGCGCGATAGAAGGTATTGAACCTTATTTAGAAACAAAATATTTATCAATTAACATCAAATAATTTGTATTCATAAGGAGTGTATACCATGTTGAAGTTGATTGTATTTGTGCTGTTATTTTTAAATATCGCTTATATTACAATCGCATATCTTAAGAAAAATGATCATATGATATTCAATATGAATTTCAACCAGTTTTCAGAAGCGACACGCAATCGTGCGTGGACATATTGGTATATATATATCATTAAGGTTAATTTTGGCTTAGGATTTTTATTTGCATCGATACTTTATCACGAATGGGTCTATAGTGTGCTCACTTTCATATGTGCCGCTATTGCTCTCTACGCATTTTATAAAATGAATCAACTAAAAAAAGAAACGTAGGTGACCATCATAGATATCGCGAGTGTTGCATCCATCATGATTATGATTTTTGTGGCAATATTGATACTCATTATTTATTTGACAAAGTGTAATGCGCTCGTCGCAAATTTTGATATGTCTCAAATACCGAAAGCGCATGTTCAAACCGCATGGAATTTATGGCTCGTAGGCGCATTAAGTGTATTAGTGGCTAGCATCATCACGATTTTATTACGTGTAGTTTCTTCCAGTATACTTACCTTCGTGCCAGTAGTCATTGGCGTCGTCGTCATGACGATGTGCTTTATTAAAATTAACAAATATCGTAAACACTAATCGGATCCCTCTAATTGTTAAGAATGTCCATAACAATTAGAGGGGTTTCTTTGTTTGTGAATCATTTCCATAACGCCTTTTTTTATTCTGGGCTATAATGAAAATGGATTAGAAAAAAGAAACGGTGAGCCTATCATGAAACATAACACTTCAAAACAAGTGAAAAAAGAATATTTAACCATTAATCGTAAGCGACATGGAATAATTATGGAATCGAGAGATTGGTCAAACCCCGTCTTACTTATCATTCACGGAGGACCAGGGTTCCCATTATATCCTTTTATGAGTGCCCATCACGTAGATTTAACAGAATACTACACGGTTGTGTATTGGGATCAACCGGGTACAGGCATGTCCGGGGTACGCACAGCGCCGAGCATTCAAGCGCTTGTTGAAGATGCCCATCAGTTAATTCAATATTTAACGACAACATTACACCAGTCAAAAGTCTATCTCATGTGTCATTCGTTTGGCACGATTATTGGTACGCATCTGGCGCATCAGTACCCTCAATGTATTGCGACATACATTGGTGTAGGTCAGTTAGGCCATGTCCTTAAAAATGAACATCGCATTTTAAATCAAATTAAAATGTTTGCGCACCAAGAAGGCGACCATGAGGGGTTACAACTGTTAGAAAAAGTACGATTAGACTATGATTTTCACACTAATAAATATTATCGTTTATTGCGAGATTGGTACACAGCACGTTATAAATCTGGTTTTTCAAGCAGAGGGTATGGGCTGTTGAAAATGATTCAAGTTATTTTAAAAACACCGCACTATACATTACGCGAACGTTTAAATATTTTGCGAAGCGGTTTAGTTGGATCCCCGCGCCTTTCTCAAGAAATGACGCGTACAAATTTATTAGATATTGCCCAGGAAATATGGGTACCGATTGTCATTATGCAAGGTGTGCATGATATGCAAACGACCCTCGAAGAAAGTCGTATCTTTTTTGAAAAGTTAGGGTCTCGATATAAGCGGTACTACTACTTTCAAGACGCCGCACATGCACCTTTTGTCGACGAAACGGAAAAATTTTTATTTATTATGAAAGAAATTATTGACCCTCACGCGACGTGATACATTACATTCAAAGTATGGAGGTGACATGATGGCACGTTATTCTACAGGGGAACTTGCCAAATTATTTGGGATATCGGCGCGCACATTACAGTATTATGATGAAAAAAATATTTTGAAACCAGCATTCACGAAAGACAATCAGTATCGTGAATATAGTGAAGAAGAAGTCCAAAAATTGAAAGCGATACTTTTACTAAAAAAATTGGGATTTAAATTGAGTGCGATTGCTAAAATTGTTGAAGAACAACATGCATTAAAAACTGTAAAAATGTTGCTAGATGACAATATGGAACAGCTAGAACAAGACATCCATCAAAAACAAGCACAATTAAAGGAGATGAAAGCGATGAATAAAATGATTCATGACGACAGTATCTCTCCTATTTCAAAGCTCAAAGACATTGATGCCGTTTTAAAATCAAACAGACACTATCCATTTTTAACTTATAAAACGATAGGTATCGCAACAGGGGCGACGCTCATTGAATGGATGGCACATTATCAAAGTTACAAACGTAAAAAAGTATGGCCATCAGTACTAGGTATCACAAGCAGTATTGCCGCAGCAGCTTATATTACGCAAACTTATTACCATAGTGTAAGTTACATGTGTCCCACTTGTCATCACGTATTTAAACCTGAATTTAAAGCTTGGTTGTTAGCACCACACACACCCCGGACACGTAAACTCACATGTCCAGCGTGTGGCTTCAAAGGCTATTGCTTGGAAGTCGTAAATCATGAAAAAGTGTAGTTATTAAGAGGTGCTATCAAGGCGCCTCTTTTTTATCTGCATTGAAATGTCAGGGTAATGCGTATTACTTCTTTTAAAGTTTAGGATTTCATGATTAATGTTGTGCCGCATCCATAATGCATACTTCAATTTGTAAGCGCTTTTAATTTCGTATTGATTCCTAATATGTGCTGCTATATGATGAGTATGTATTTAAAATCATTGAATGGAAGTGTTGATATGAAAATTGTAGCCGTGACGTCTTGTCCAAATGGAATCGCGCATACGTATATGGCACAAGAAAAGTTAGAACAAGCTGCGCATGAATTAGGGATTGATATAAAAGTAGAGACGCAAGGTGGCGTTGGAGTCGAAAATCAGTTGACTGCAAAAGATATTGAAGAGGCAGATGGTGTCATTATCGCTGCTGATCGACAAGTGGATTTATCGCGTTTTCATGGCAAGCTACTTATTAATGAAAATGTACGCGCAGGGATTCATCATCCGAAAGATTTAATTGAGCGTATTCAACAGAAAAAGGCTTCTGTTTATCAAAGTGAAACGCAAGATGAAAATGCAAAACTTTCTAGTGATGAAAAACAAAAACATAAAGGTATGCAACACGTGTATCAACATTTAATGAACGGCGTGTCTTTTATGGTGCCGTTTATCGTTGTAGGTGGGTTATTAATTGCCATTGCATTATCGCTAGGTGGAGAAAAAACAGCGACACATGGAATTGTCGTACCAGATGATTCATTTTGGAAGCCTTTTGAAAAAATAGGGGCATTGGCTTTTAGTTTTATGGTACCCATTCTTGCAGGATATATTGCGATGAGCATCGCGGATAAACCAGGCCTTGTTCCAGGTATGATTGGTGGCGCGATTGCCGCGGATGGTAGTTTCTATGGAAGTGATGCGGGTGCTGGATTTTTAGGCGGTATCGTTGCTGGTTTTCTTGCAGGGTATATAGCGAAATGGATAAAACAAGTGAA
The sequence above is a segment of the Staphylococcus hyicus genome. Coding sequences within it:
- a CDS encoding NAD-dependent succinate-semialdehyde dehydrogenase — encoded protein: MATLKVLNPSTNEIVDTLDYTQESDINAQIDKAHQAFLSWRKVDAHERSRLLWAWSSLIKQHKDELARLITLEGGKPLKEAQGEVDYAVSYVDWYAEEAKRTYGRTIPAHTPDKKIIIDKFPIGVVGAITPWNFPAAMITRKMAPALAAGCTIVCKPAVQTPLTTKRLVELAHDAGIPKDVISYIVASGKDAGRLFNEHPHIKKVTFTGSTPVGKKLIEQAAATVKNVTMELGGLAPIIVHKDADIERAVDQTIASKFRNAGQTCICANRIYVHEAIADEYETQLIEKVHALKVGDGFDDSVTVGPLINQDAVEKVLDHIEDAVTHGATLSRSLDDIKIGGNFLKPVVITHANQQMKCMHEETFGPIAPVMRYQHLDDAIQMANDTEFGLAAYFFTNDYRTGLYLYNEIDYGVIGWNDGAPSAANAPFGGMKESGYGREGAIEGIEPYLETKYLSINIK
- a CDS encoding zinc ribbon domain-containing protein YjdM; amino-acid sequence: MTTALPNCPSCGSEYTYQDGALYVCPMCAHEWTPESVAEAEEAAIIRDANGNELKDGDTVAVIRDLKVKGASSTIKQGTKVKNIKLVDPEDGHDIDCKIPGFGQIGLKSEVVKKIN
- a CDS encoding alpha/beta hydrolase produces the protein MKHNTSKQVKKEYLTINRKRHGIIMESRDWSNPVLLIIHGGPGFPLYPFMSAHHVDLTEYYTVVYWDQPGTGMSGVRTAPSIQALVEDAHQLIQYLTTTLHQSKVYLMCHSFGTIIGTHLAHQYPQCIATYIGVGQLGHVLKNEHRILNQIKMFAHQEGDHEGLQLLEKVRLDYDFHTNKYYRLLRDWYTARYKSGFSSRGYGLLKMIQVILKTPHYTLRERLNILRSGLVGSPRLSQEMTRTNLLDIAQEIWVPIVIMQGVHDMQTTLEESRIFFEKLGSRYKRYYYFQDAAHAPFVDETEKFLFIMKEIIDPHAT
- a CDS encoding MerR family transcriptional regulator, whose amino-acid sequence is MARYSTGELAKLFGISARTLQYYDEKNILKPAFTKDNQYREYSEEEVQKLKAILLLKKLGFKLSAIAKIVEEQHALKTVKMLLDDNMEQLEQDIHQKQAQLKEMKAMNKMIHDDSISPISKLKDIDAVLKSNRHYPFLTYKTIGIATGATLIEWMAHYQSYKRKKVWPSVLGITSSIAAAAYITQTYYHSVSYMCPTCHHVFKPEFKAWLLAPHTPRTRKLTCPACGFKGYCLEVVNHEKV
- a CDS encoding aminoacyltransferase — its product is MQFVTLTSEEFETFAQAHFSHYTQSVPHYLFRERQGVAHLVGVKDDQQNIIAACLLTEARCLKFFKYFYTQRGPIMDFNNLTLVQFFYHHLTTYLKKQRCLYVLTDPYWLENIRDAKGNIIKSYDNQTLIQVMHKLGYEHQGYPVGYSTSSQIRWLSVLDLKDKSIDALLKEMGYQTRRNIKKTYEMGVEVMTLPYEETERFFKLFRMAEEKHGFKFRDLAYFEQLQDIYGERIMLKLAYIDLNKLLTAYEDRLDELNQQLTEAEVVLAENSNSKKTKNKYQQLQQQVASQQKKIKETQARIASDGEVLDLAAAVYIYNDHEVYYLSSGSNPKYNAYMGAYRLQWEMIQFAKNYGINRYNFYGITGDFSENAEDYGVQRFKEGFNAHVEEFIGDFVKPIMPLCYRLYQLINRS